The following are from one region of the Prionailurus bengalensis isolate Pbe53 chromosome A2, Fcat_Pben_1.1_paternal_pri, whole genome shotgun sequence genome:
- the MITF gene encoding microphthalmia-associated transcription factor isoform X6, whose amino-acid sequence MLEMLEYNHYQVQTHLENPTKYHIQQAQRQQVKQYLSTTLANKHANQVLSLPCPNQPGDHVMPPVPGSSAPNSPMAMLTLNSNCEKEGFYKFEEQNRAESECPTMNTHSRASCMQMDDVIDDIISLESSYNEEILGLMDPALQMANTLPVSGNLIDLYGNQGLPPPGLTISNSCPANLPNIKRELTESEARALAKERQKKDNHNLIERRRRFNINDRIKELGTLIPKSNDPDMRWNKGTILKASVDYIRKLQREQQRAKELETRQKKLEHANRHLLLRIQELEMQARAHGLSLIPSTGLCSPDLVNRIIKQEPALENCSQDLLQHHADLPCTTTLDLTDGTITFNNNLGAGTEGNQAYSVPTKMGSKLEDILMDDTLSPVGVTDPLLSSVSPGASKASSRRSSMSMEETEHAC is encoded by the exons ATGCTGGAAATGCTAGAATATAATCACTATCAG GTGCAGACCCACCTCGAAAACCCCACCAAGTACCACATACAGCAAGCCCAAAGGCAGCAGGTAAAGCAGTACCTTTCTACCACTTTAGCAAATAAACATGCCAACCAAGTCCTGAGCTTGCCATGTCCAAACCAGCCTGGCGATCATGTCATGCCACCAGTGCCGGGGAGCAGCGCACCCAACAGCCCCATGGCTATGCTCACACTTAACTCCAACTGTGAAAAAGAG GGATTTTATAAGTTTGAAGAGCAAAACAGGGCGGAAAGCGAATGCCCAACTATGAACACACATTCACGAGCGTCATGCATGCAG ATGGATGATGTAATTGATGACATCATTAGCCTAGAATCAAGTTATAATGAAGAAATCCTGGGCTTGATGGATCCTGCTTTGCAGATGGCAAATACG tTACCTGTCTCTGGAAATCTGATTGATCTTTATGGCAACCAAGGACTGCCACCCCCTGGCCTCACCATCAGCAACTCCTGTCCAGCCAACCTTCCCAACATAAAAAGGGAGCTCACAG aatctgaagcgagaGCATTGGCCAAAGAGAGGCAAAAAAAGGACAATCACAACTTGA TTGAAAGAAGAAGACGATTTAACATAAATGATCGCATTAAAGAACTAGGTACTTTGATTCCCAAGTCCAATGATCC AGACATGCGCTGGAACAAGGGAACCATTTTGAAAGCCTCTGTGGACTATATTCGAAAGTTGCAACGAGAACAGCAACGTGCAAAGGAACTTGAAACCCGACAGAAGAAACTGGAGCATGCCAACCGGCACCTGTTGCTCAGGATACAG gaACTTGAAATGcaggctcgagctcatggacttTCGCTCATCCCATCCACGGGCCTCTGCTCTCCAGATTTGGTGAATCGGATCATCAAACAAGAACCCGCTCTTGAGAACTGCAGCCAAGACCTCCTTCAGCACCACGCAGACCTCCCTTGTACGACGACACTCGATCTCACAGATGGCACCATCACCTTCAACAACAACCTTGGAGCCGGGACCGAAGGCAACCAGGCCTATAGCGTCCCCACGAAAATGGGATCCAAACTGGAAGACATCCTGATGGATGACACTCTTTCTCCCGTTGGCGTAACTGACCCACTCCTTTCGTCGGTGTCTCCTGGAGCCTCCAAAGCCAGCAGCCGAAGGAGCAGCATGAGCATGGAAGAAACCGAGCATGCTTGTTAG
- the MITF gene encoding microphthalmia-associated transcription factor isoform X5 gives MLEMLEYNHYQVQTHLENPTKYHIQQAQRQQVKQYLSTTLANKHANQVLSLPCPNQPGDHVMPPVPGSSAPNSPMAMLTLNSNCEKEGFYKFEEQNRAESECPTMNTHSRASCMQMDDVIDDIISLESSYNEEILGLMDPALQMANTLPVSGNLIDLYGNQGLPPPGLTISNSCPANLPNIKRELTACIFPTESEARALAKERQKKDNHNLIERRRRFNINDRIKELGTLIPKSNDPDMRWNKGTILKASVDYIRKLQREQQRAKELETRQKKLEHANRHLLLRIQELEMQARAHGLSLIPSTGLCSPDLVNRIIKQEPALENCSQDLLQHHADLPCTTTLDLTDGTITFNNNLGAGTEGNQAYSVPTKMGSKLEDILMDDTLSPVGVTDPLLSSVSPGASKASSRRSSMSMEETEHAC, from the exons ATGCTGGAAATGCTAGAATATAATCACTATCAG GTGCAGACCCACCTCGAAAACCCCACCAAGTACCACATACAGCAAGCCCAAAGGCAGCAGGTAAAGCAGTACCTTTCTACCACTTTAGCAAATAAACATGCCAACCAAGTCCTGAGCTTGCCATGTCCAAACCAGCCTGGCGATCATGTCATGCCACCAGTGCCGGGGAGCAGCGCACCCAACAGCCCCATGGCTATGCTCACACTTAACTCCAACTGTGAAAAAGAG GGATTTTATAAGTTTGAAGAGCAAAACAGGGCGGAAAGCGAATGCCCAACTATGAACACACATTCACGAGCGTCATGCATGCAG ATGGATGATGTAATTGATGACATCATTAGCCTAGAATCAAGTTATAATGAAGAAATCCTGGGCTTGATGGATCCTGCTTTGCAGATGGCAAATACG tTACCTGTCTCTGGAAATCTGATTGATCTTTATGGCAACCAAGGACTGCCACCCCCTGGCCTCACCATCAGCAACTCCTGTCCAGCCAACCTTCCCAACATAAAAAGGGAGCTCACAG CGTGTATTTTtcccacagaatctgaagcgagaGCATTGGCCAAAGAGAGGCAAAAAAAGGACAATCACAACTTGA TTGAAAGAAGAAGACGATTTAACATAAATGATCGCATTAAAGAACTAGGTACTTTGATTCCCAAGTCCAATGATCC AGACATGCGCTGGAACAAGGGAACCATTTTGAAAGCCTCTGTGGACTATATTCGAAAGTTGCAACGAGAACAGCAACGTGCAAAGGAACTTGAAACCCGACAGAAGAAACTGGAGCATGCCAACCGGCACCTGTTGCTCAGGATACAG gaACTTGAAATGcaggctcgagctcatggacttTCGCTCATCCCATCCACGGGCCTCTGCTCTCCAGATTTGGTGAATCGGATCATCAAACAAGAACCCGCTCTTGAGAACTGCAGCCAAGACCTCCTTCAGCACCACGCAGACCTCCCTTGTACGACGACACTCGATCTCACAGATGGCACCATCACCTTCAACAACAACCTTGGAGCCGGGACCGAAGGCAACCAGGCCTATAGCGTCCCCACGAAAATGGGATCCAAACTGGAAGACATCCTGATGGATGACACTCTTTCTCCCGTTGGCGTAACTGACCCACTCCTTTCGTCGGTGTCTCCTGGAGCCTCCAAAGCCAGCAGCCGAAGGAGCAGCATGAGCATGGAAGAAACCGAGCATGCTTGTTAG